One Pyrococcus furiosus DSM 3638 genomic region harbors:
- a CDS encoding DUF1699 family protein produces MRVEITARNVKELLKKIDETLNEDVTEVYINLRPTKEVVVRILENAPNVKVIGCPPSLYPMVSKKVIRALEQLGIKIIPIEKGRGRPKKYSPKVIQLINKMREEGKSPREISKALGIPIRTLYYLIEVSGGKKGGS; encoded by the coding sequence ATGAGAGTTGAGATAACCGCGAGAAATGTAAAGGAGCTCTTGAAAAAAATTGATGAGACTCTTAATGAAGATGTTACCGAGGTTTACATAAACTTAAGACCCACTAAGGAAGTTGTTGTAAGAATACTTGAGAATGCTCCGAACGTTAAAGTTATTGGATGCCCTCCCAGCCTTTATCCTATGGTGTCGAAGAAGGTTATTCGAGCACTTGAGCAACTTGGAATAAAAATTATCCCCATTGAAAAAGGAAGAGGCAGGCCAAAAAAGTACTCGCCAAAAGTAATACAACTCATAAATAAAATGAGAGAAGAAGGAAAAAGCCCCAGGGAGATTAGTAAGGCCCTCGGGATTCCAATAAGAACACTATACTATCTTATTGAAGTTTCTGGAGGTAAAAAAGGTGGATCTTAG
- a CDS encoding DUF530 family protein yields the protein MPTTEELIARINKILDDIAIDTPGLFEDFDVPKLIFTFKSRLETLKELEEELERRVGELGPTPIIKDKKSKDPHLSWVYRKRHYRVLTLERLKSAITAHKIALSILEANYILKINRSEISLEALKKENLSKIKAIEKDIKLGRVEILPYLAYSGDVLRILGQRGIEVREHFKFIKSKLREEGVVRKEKFRIEVEYLENGRLKKEKVELPVDSDIEGELRKRYGRRFRWRVLSYVKTMGVLINNHYTVDNLALAYGTLNPREGAKLLALDLFRYYFLTSEKERENLGLYPGLRSCIDCHYSLFDLPFRDRKDFKTGFGSMLLIRKCEAEKLLVKKKSDISRIPNYILGGILLYGASPFTEEEVTEILGIDLEELKAGIRKFVVSGLHKVVFADVSKFEKFMPKSDKARKFLELLQG from the coding sequence ATGCCAACGACTGAAGAGCTTATAGCAAGAATAAACAAAATACTCGATGACATAGCGATAGATACCCCTGGGTTATTTGAAGATTTTGATGTTCCAAAACTTATTTTTACCTTTAAGAGTAGATTAGAGACCTTGAAAGAGCTTGAAGAAGAACTTGAAAGAAGAGTTGGTGAACTGGGGCCTACTCCAATTATAAAAGACAAGAAATCCAAGGATCCTCATCTATCCTGGGTATATAGGAAAAGACACTACAGAGTTTTGACACTTGAGAGGCTAAAGTCTGCTATTACTGCACACAAGATAGCTCTCTCAATACTGGAGGCTAACTACATACTTAAGATCAACAGATCTGAAATCTCCTTAGAAGCGCTAAAAAAGGAGAATTTATCTAAGATTAAGGCTATAGAGAAAGACATCAAGCTTGGTAGGGTGGAAATACTCCCCTATTTGGCTTATTCCGGAGATGTGTTGAGGATTCTTGGACAACGTGGAATAGAGGTTAGAGAGCATTTTAAGTTCATAAAGAGTAAGCTCAGAGAGGAGGGAGTTGTTAGAAAAGAAAAATTTAGAATAGAGGTGGAATATCTGGAAAATGGAAGATTAAAAAAAGAAAAGGTGGAATTGCCAGTGGATTCTGACATAGAAGGAGAGTTGCGTAAAAGGTATGGAAGGAGATTTAGATGGAGAGTTTTAAGCTATGTAAAAACAATGGGAGTCCTGATAAATAATCACTACACCGTGGATAACTTGGCCTTAGCCTATGGAACCCTAAATCCAAGAGAAGGGGCAAAACTACTAGCTCTTGATCTTTTCAGGTACTATTTCCTAACTTCTGAAAAAGAGAGAGAAAACCTAGGCCTATATCCTGGTCTGAGGAGTTGTATTGACTGTCACTATTCTTTATTTGATCTCCCTTTTAGAGATAGAAAAGACTTTAAAACGGGATTTGGGAGTATGTTGCTCATAAGAAAATGTGAAGCTGAGAAGTTGCTCGTAAAAAAGAAAAGTGACATATCAAGGATACCAAACTACATCCTTGGAGGTATATTACTTTATGGTGCCTCACCGTTTACAGAAGAAGAAGTCACCGAAATTTTGGGTATAGATTTGGAAGAACTCAAAGCTGGGATAAGAAAGTTTGTCGTTTCTGGTCTCCATAAAGTTGTTTTTGCAGATGTTAGTAAGTTTGAAAAATTCATGCCAAAGAGTGACAAAGCTAGAAAGTTTTTAGAGCTCCTTCAGGGGTGA
- a CDS encoding DNA topoisomerase IV subunit A, with product MKLKRGKPKEKFSYDPQKVLKKLEDLAYKILEEVKAGKNPYFDVPTRGLSNVYFDEEARLIKLGDKLSRRYFLNVAHARKFMQTLILMAYVKRLVSEGKHASLREAYYANKHTIPGTHENTFEDQSESDPIIEDLERMLGVLREEMHITADRRGYVYGDIVIKDGEDEFNASKLGMGGWAVPGTVEHIQFPEINVDYVLVVETAAMADRLIEEKYPKRERALIIATQGQASRGVRRLIHRLHYEEGLPIIVFTDGDPYGWYIYSTIKQGSINLAYLSEKLATPDAKFVGMTMDDIKEYGLEHVTEKLKGIPPDKKGGPTGDYKRLIEELNYPWFQNKEWQRQLKLALKWGVRIEQQALANKSLEFVAKEYLPEKIREGKLLP from the coding sequence TTGAAGTTGAAGAGGGGGAAGCCTAAAGAAAAATTCTCATATGATCCTCAAAAGGTATTAAAAAAGCTTGAGGATCTTGCTTATAAGATACTAGAGGAGGTTAAAGCAGGCAAGAATCCATACTTCGATGTTCCAACAAGGGGGTTAAGTAATGTCTACTTTGATGAAGAGGCCAGATTGATTAAGCTAGGAGATAAGCTATCAAGGAGATACTTCCTCAACGTTGCCCATGCAAGGAAGTTTATGCAGACGTTGATCTTGATGGCCTATGTAAAAAGGTTAGTTTCAGAAGGGAAACATGCGAGCTTAAGAGAAGCCTATTATGCGAACAAGCACACTATTCCGGGTACTCATGAAAATACATTTGAAGATCAGAGTGAAAGCGATCCAATTATAGAGGATCTCGAGAGAATGCTTGGAGTACTCAGAGAGGAGATGCACATCACTGCAGATAGACGTGGATATGTTTATGGAGATATTGTAATTAAGGATGGGGAAGATGAATTTAACGCATCAAAGCTTGGAATGGGTGGTTGGGCAGTTCCTGGGACTGTAGAGCACATTCAGTTCCCAGAGATAAACGTTGATTATGTTCTAGTTGTTGAGACTGCAGCAATGGCTGATAGATTGATAGAAGAAAAGTATCCAAAGAGGGAAAGAGCACTGATAATTGCGACCCAGGGACAGGCTTCAAGGGGTGTAAGAAGGCTAATTCACAGGCTTCACTATGAAGAGGGGTTGCCGATAATTGTCTTCACGGATGGAGATCCCTACGGTTGGTACATATATTCAACAATAAAGCAGGGATCCATAAACTTAGCTTATCTCAGCGAAAAGCTAGCAACTCCAGATGCAAAATTCGTTGGAATGACTATGGATGACATAAAAGAATACGGCCTTGAGCATGTTACAGAGAAGCTCAAAGGAATACCTCCAGACAAGAAAGGAGGACCAACTGGAGACTACAAGAGGTTAATTGAGGAACTCAACTATCCATGGTTCCAAAACAAGGAGTGGCAGAGACAATTAAAGCTTGCTCTTAAGTGGGGAGTGAGAATAGAGCAACAGGCATTGGCAAACAAATCTCTAGAGTTTGTCGCAAAGGAGTATCTGCCTGAGAAAATTAGAGAAGGTAAACTGCTACCGTGA
- the top6B gene encoding DNA topoisomerase VI subunit B, giving the protein MAEARDLFKEFKVQSVSEFFRRNAAMLGYTGSIRSLTTVIHEAVTNSLDACEEAGILPYVRVEIEELGKEHYKVIVEDNGPGIPEDYIPHVFGKMLAGTKAHRNIQSRGQQGIGISGAVMFAQITSGKATRVITSTGDDEIVEAWVKIDVQKNEGKIVKKIKHPNPKRWRGTRIELEVKNVKYVRSKQGVYWYLKLTAIANPHAHIELVEPDGKLIVFPRSSEDIPEPPVEMKPHPKGVMTDDVYTMAHRSKRSTVRRFLVSEFSRISDKKVDELVLYIAALRLINREVTDQNLKSQLIERLANGEVEKVLKSFGRKWKKVVEEVEKIMEKPPEKLTWHEAEEIVEAFKLMKFLAPPTYGLRPIGEENIEKGLSSILRPEFVTAVTRPPKVYSGGIPFQVEVGIAYGGEITNSEILRYANRVPLLFDAGSCVITSAVRSIDWRRYRVESFDNAPLVVLVNVVSVHVPYTSTGKQSIASIDEIYNEIRLALMEAARRLAAYLGGKYRRLYQIRRKKIFEKYLPEIARSLHILTGEPEEKIKEYFLRLIESKITVAQEGVSEVEVEEGEA; this is encoded by the coding sequence ATGGCTGAAGCAAGGGATTTATTTAAGGAGTTTAAAGTTCAGAGTGTAAGTGAATTCTTCAGAAGAAATGCAGCAATGTTAGGATACACTGGAAGCATAAGGTCGCTAACTACAGTCATTCACGAGGCCGTTACAAATTCCCTTGACGCATGTGAAGAGGCAGGAATTCTCCCTTATGTTAGAGTGGAAATTGAAGAGCTTGGAAAGGAGCATTATAAAGTCATAGTTGAGGATAATGGACCAGGAATTCCAGAAGATTACATTCCTCATGTCTTTGGAAAAATGCTCGCCGGAACAAAGGCTCATAGAAACATTCAGAGCAGGGGACAGCAGGGAATTGGTATAAGTGGTGCTGTAATGTTTGCTCAAATTACAAGTGGAAAGGCTACCAGGGTAATAACCTCCACGGGTGACGATGAAATTGTTGAAGCTTGGGTGAAGATTGACGTTCAGAAAAATGAAGGTAAAATTGTGAAGAAGATAAAGCATCCAAATCCCAAAAGGTGGAGAGGAACAAGGATAGAGCTTGAAGTTAAGAACGTTAAATATGTTCGCTCAAAGCAGGGTGTTTATTGGTATCTAAAGTTAACTGCGATTGCAAATCCTCACGCTCATATAGAATTGGTTGAGCCGGACGGGAAGTTAATAGTCTTTCCCAGGTCGAGTGAGGACATTCCAGAACCACCAGTGGAAATGAAACCTCATCCTAAGGGTGTAATGACGGACGATGTATATACAATGGCCCATAGAAGTAAGAGGAGCACTGTAAGGAGATTCCTAGTAAGTGAATTTTCAAGAATAAGTGACAAAAAAGTTGACGAGCTGGTACTGTACATAGCTGCTTTGAGGCTAATAAACAGAGAGGTTACAGATCAAAACCTCAAGTCTCAACTCATTGAAAGGCTTGCTAATGGGGAGGTAGAGAAAGTTCTCAAGTCTTTTGGGAGAAAGTGGAAGAAAGTCGTTGAGGAAGTCGAGAAGATAATGGAGAAGCCTCCAGAGAAACTAACCTGGCATGAGGCGGAAGAAATAGTTGAGGCATTTAAGCTAATGAAATTCCTGGCTCCTCCTACCTATGGACTGAGGCCAATAGGGGAGGAAAACATAGAGAAAGGACTTTCATCAATTCTCAGGCCAGAGTTTGTAACGGCAGTGACAAGACCACCAAAGGTATATTCGGGTGGAATTCCCTTCCAGGTAGAGGTGGGAATAGCATATGGAGGGGAAATTACTAACTCAGAAATTTTGAGATATGCTAACAGGGTGCCGTTGCTGTTTGATGCGGGTTCATGTGTAATAACTTCAGCAGTCAGAAGCATAGACTGGAGGAGATATAGGGTAGAGTCCTTTGATAACGCTCCGCTTGTTGTCCTCGTTAATGTTGTAAGTGTTCACGTGCCCTATACTAGCACTGGCAAGCAGAGCATTGCGAGCATTGATGAGATTTACAATGAAATTAGGTTGGCTTTAATGGAAGCTGCTAGAAGGCTTGCAGCATATCTTGGTGGGAAATATAGGAGGTTATATCAGATTAGGAGAAAGAAAATCTTCGAAAAATACCTTCCTGAGATTGCAAGGTCACTTCACATTTTAACTGGCGAGCCTGAGGAGAAAATCAAGGAATATTTCCTTAGGTTGATAGAAAGCAAAATCACCGTTGCACAAGAGGGGGTGAGCGAAGTTGAAGTTGAAGAGGGGGAAGCCTAA
- a CDS encoding KH domain-containing protein codes for MGEDFEKLMKKFEKVSKDGEIIKEEEDEEWEEFFKQEEYVKIPKERIGVLIGKKGQTKREIEKRTKTKIEVDSETGEVWITSTKETTDPLAVWKARDIVLAIGRGFSPERAFRLLNEGEYLEIINLTDIIIGNEKNALPRVRGRIIGRKGRTREIIEEMSGASISVYGKTVAIIGNPIQIEIARTAIEKLARGSPHGTVYRYLERRKKDLELEGSMYYENL; via the coding sequence ATGGGAGAGGACTTTGAGAAACTTATGAAAAAATTTGAGAAGGTTAGTAAAGATGGTGAGATTATTAAAGAGGAAGAGGATGAAGAGTGGGAAGAATTCTTCAAGCAAGAAGAATATGTTAAGATTCCAAAGGAGAGAATTGGTGTCCTTATAGGCAAAAAGGGGCAAACAAAAAGAGAAATTGAGAAAAGAACAAAGACAAAGATTGAAGTCGATAGTGAGACTGGTGAAGTCTGGATAACCTCTACAAAAGAAACTACTGATCCCCTGGCTGTTTGGAAGGCGAGAGACATTGTACTAGCTATAGGGAGAGGATTCTCGCCTGAGAGAGCTTTTAGACTACTAAATGAGGGCGAATACTTGGAGATAATTAACCTTACTGACATAATAATAGGAAATGAGAAAAATGCTCTCCCAAGGGTTAGAGGCAGGATAATAGGAAGAAAAGGACGGACAAGGGAAATAATAGAAGAGATGAGTGGGGCGAGTATTAGTGTATACGGAAAGACAGTTGCCATAATTGGGAATCCAATTCAGATCGAAATAGCAAGAACGGCAATAGAAAAGCTTGCAAGAGGCTCTCCCCACGGCACTGTGTATAGGTATTTAGAAAGAAGGAAGAAAGACCTTGAACTTGAAGGATCAATGTATTATGAAAACTTGTGA
- a CDS encoding serine protein kinase RIO — MEWLDKEIAEVLGLTERREKDSELFKVFSEVFDRTTVETISYFYRRGKIERLYGVLSTGKEANVFAGFDSKGNRIAVKIYRTYTTEFRRIWEYLAADPRVGYLPKDIRKLVFVWTRREFKNLQRAMKYAVRAPEPIAFRNNVLIMEYIGDDRPAPRLKDIEKDLELKDFEELYDFAMGSIEKLWKRGDMVHGDLSEYNILIWNEPVIIDWSQATVKRNRMSLTLLYRDIRNITNYFGRKGVSVENPEEKFRELAGDELWERTLRNL, encoded by the coding sequence ATGGAATGGCTAGATAAAGAAATTGCAGAAGTTCTTGGGTTAACTGAGAGGAGAGAGAAGGATAGTGAGCTCTTTAAAGTATTTAGTGAAGTATTTGACAGAACTACAGTAGAGACCATTAGCTATTTTTACAGAAGGGGGAAGATAGAACGTCTCTATGGAGTTCTAAGTACGGGAAAAGAAGCTAATGTGTTTGCTGGATTCGACTCAAAAGGAAACAGAATTGCCGTTAAAATATATCGGACTTACACTACCGAATTTAGAAGGATCTGGGAGTATTTGGCAGCAGATCCAAGAGTGGGCTACCTACCTAAAGACATTAGAAAGTTGGTGTTTGTTTGGACAAGAAGAGAGTTTAAAAATCTGCAAAGAGCCATGAAGTATGCAGTAAGAGCACCAGAGCCAATAGCGTTTAGAAATAATGTTCTTATAATGGAATACATTGGAGATGATCGACCAGCTCCCAGGTTAAAGGACATTGAGAAAGATTTGGAGCTTAAAGACTTTGAAGAGCTCTACGATTTTGCTATGGGGAGTATAGAGAAATTGTGGAAAAGAGGGGATATGGTTCATGGAGATCTGAGTGAATACAACATCCTTATCTGGAACGAACCTGTAATTATAGATTGGTCCCAAGCAACTGTAAAGAGAAATAGAATGAGCTTGACCCTCCTTTACAGAGATATTAGAAATATCACTAATTACTTCGGTAGAAAGGGTGTTAGCGTGGAAAATCCTGAGGAGAAATTCAGAGAGTTGGCGGGTGATGAGTTATGGGAGAGGACTTTGAGAAACTTATGA
- the eif1A gene encoding translation initiation factor eIF-1A — protein MPKKERKVEGEEVIRVPLPEGNQLFGVVEQALGAGWMDVRCEDGKVRRCRIPGRLRRRVWIKVGDLVIVEPWPVQSDKRGDIVYRYTQTQVEWLLRKGKISQEFLTGGSLLLE, from the coding sequence ATGCCTAAGAAAGAGAGGAAAGTTGAGGGAGAAGAGGTTATTAGAGTTCCTCTACCAGAAGGAAACCAGTTATTTGGGGTAGTAGAACAAGCCTTAGGGGCAGGATGGATGGACGTTAGATGTGAGGATGGGAAAGTTAGAAGATGCAGAATCCCAGGTAGACTAAGGAGAAGAGTGTGGATTAAAGTTGGTGACCTTGTAATTGTTGAACCATGGCCTGTGCAGAGTGACAAAAGAGGTGACATAGTTTACAGATATACCCAAACACAAGTGGAATGGTTACTTAGAAAAGGAAAGATCAGTCAGGAATTTCTCACAGGTGGCTCTCTGCTGCTAGAGTGA
- the sppA gene encoding signal peptide peptidase SppA: MPEGVWKYISFILALVLSFSIAANALLYLQVGELQSTTYKLQKILPSQTNITTNYTTLQLKIEELKKEIEYLRAYIQKQNETANGSLAIVPIFGLIDENMALEVVKKLEVIKSDPSIRGVLLWIDSPGGYIGPVRAIYKEVKELAYIKPIVAYISGYATSGGYYIACGADKIIADPYAQVGSIGVIYVHFNAQKYYEMNGIEVEVFKTGPYKDMGADWRGLKPEEREIIQKQIDVYFKTFLDVVMEGRNLNETKVKEYADGRAWFAYEVNGTLIDDIGDLQYAIEETKKLANLKSANIVIFDVKPSNFEIRGSSALYLPQEYVYKYIRR, from the coding sequence ATGCCAGAGGGTGTGTGGAAATACATATCGTTTATCTTAGCTCTAGTCTTAAGTTTTTCAATAGCAGCAAATGCGCTTTTGTATCTTCAAGTTGGGGAGCTCCAGTCAACTACATATAAACTACAAAAAATTCTGCCATCCCAGACAAATATAACAACAAACTATACAACTCTGCAGCTAAAAATAGAGGAATTAAAGAAAGAAATTGAATATCTAAGAGCGTATATTCAAAAACAAAATGAAACAGCTAACGGAAGTTTAGCAATAGTCCCAATATTTGGATTAATAGACGAAAACATGGCGCTGGAGGTAGTTAAGAAACTTGAGGTTATAAAGTCAGATCCATCAATAAGGGGAGTTCTTCTCTGGATTGATAGCCCAGGAGGATATATAGGACCAGTCAGAGCTATATACAAGGAGGTAAAGGAACTCGCTTACATAAAACCAATTGTTGCATACATTAGTGGCTACGCAACATCTGGGGGCTACTATATAGCATGTGGAGCCGATAAAATAATCGCTGATCCCTATGCCCAGGTCGGGAGCATTGGAGTAATTTACGTTCATTTTAATGCTCAAAAATACTATGAGATGAATGGAATAGAAGTAGAAGTCTTTAAAACCGGGCCATATAAGGATATGGGAGCCGATTGGAGAGGATTAAAACCTGAAGAGAGAGAAATTATACAAAAGCAAATAGATGTTTACTTTAAGACGTTTCTAGATGTAGTCATGGAAGGAAGAAACCTCAACGAAACTAAAGTTAAAGAGTATGCAGATGGGAGAGCTTGGTTTGCATATGAAGTCAATGGAACCCTCATTGATGACATAGGAGATTTGCAGTACGCGATAGAAGAGACAAAAAAATTAGCAAACCTTAAATCTGCAAACATAGTAATATTTGACGTAAAACCATCAAACTTTGAAATTAGGGGAAGTTCAGCACTGTATCTCCCCCAAGAATACGTTTACAAGTACATTAGAAGGTGA
- a CDS encoding PH1570 family protein — MLCEEKLEVFENGFKDDKHNIEIHVYGGDGRKVLLALIYELYSPEYGSEYVYPFECAKEFWGIYLDSSEVKGEEAELKPLKFISESVKSKIEKELEDIKAPIEVELEKSTIYKVKDGYIVLGKNFLLDHKGRLFVFNKPQVGEIILKYIWKW, encoded by the coding sequence ATGTTGTGCGAAGAGAAGCTAGAAGTCTTTGAGAATGGATTTAAAGACGACAAGCACAACATAGAGATTCATGTGTATGGAGGAGATGGCAGAAAAGTACTTCTGGCACTAATCTATGAGCTCTATTCCCCAGAATACGGGAGTGAGTACGTCTATCCTTTTGAATGTGCAAAAGAATTCTGGGGAATTTACTTAGATTCTTCAGAAGTTAAAGGTGAAGAAGCTGAGCTTAAACCACTAAAGTTCATTAGTGAGTCTGTTAAGTCCAAAATTGAGAAAGAGCTTGAAGATATCAAAGCGCCAATAGAAGTTGAGCTAGAGAAAAGTACAATCTATAAAGTAAAAGATGGCTACATAGTTTTGGGAAAGAACTTTCTCTTAGATCATAAGGGGAGACTCTTTGTTTTCAATAAACCACAGGTAGGTGAAATAATACTCAAATATATTTGGAAGTGGTGA
- a CDS encoding AI-2E family transporter, protein MEREKIFWIAVVLLILFLVWETIKYLITPIVFGLAGTYIAYPFQRKLSKKVGEKKATLIVLAIVAVLSTLFLIGVTLWITDTLKNLYLYLDRFFIWLSGLNMPSFLGALFDALAQSFPEKLRSILLQYTLSLPKLALQLIVFLAVFYSSLLNADFLSKEIYTLLPSSNNELGKKLIEKTRDTLDAILKTWLFFSAAKAIFLALGFYIFDISNVGGSIAAGILCMILELLPVLGGWIMWIVGAIILWQKSIMLAILFALYGILTVSPFPDYFIKPRLVRNRASVSSVVALVGIFGGIMAFGAVGILLGPISIGLFSALLEAWKEIEERETTQPSKARQSQDA, encoded by the coding sequence GTGGAAAGGGAAAAAATATTTTGGATTGCAGTAGTTCTCTTGATATTATTTTTAGTTTGGGAAACGATTAAGTACCTAATTACTCCAATAGTATTTGGACTAGCTGGGACATACATTGCATATCCCTTCCAAAGAAAACTCAGCAAAAAAGTTGGAGAGAAAAAGGCCACATTAATAGTTCTTGCAATTGTTGCGGTATTATCAACTCTCTTTCTAATTGGAGTCACGCTTTGGATAACGGATACTTTAAAAAATCTATACTTGTACCTTGATAGGTTCTTTATTTGGTTAAGTGGCCTTAATATGCCAAGCTTTTTAGGTGCCTTGTTTGATGCTCTGGCCCAAAGTTTTCCAGAAAAATTAAGGAGTATTCTCTTACAATACACACTTTCTCTCCCCAAATTGGCCCTACAGCTAATAGTGTTCCTAGCAGTATTTTACTCTTCTCTCCTTAATGCCGACTTTCTGAGCAAAGAAATCTATACCCTCCTGCCCTCCTCTAACAATGAGTTAGGTAAGAAACTAATAGAAAAAACTAGGGACACACTTGATGCCATTTTAAAAACGTGGTTATTCTTTAGTGCGGCTAAAGCAATATTCCTCGCACTAGGATTTTATATTTTTGACATAAGTAACGTAGGTGGATCAATAGCAGCAGGTATACTATGCATGATTCTAGAGCTACTTCCAGTCCTTGGAGGATGGATAATGTGGATTGTAGGAGCTATAATTCTATGGCAAAAATCAATAATGCTGGCGATACTATTCGCACTATACGGAATTCTAACAGTTTCTCCCTTCCCAGATTATTTTATAAAACCAAGATTAGTCAGGAATAGAGCCAGTGTCAGCTCTGTCGTAGCTCTAGTTGGAATATTTGGAGGAATAATGGCCTTTGGTGCTGTAGGCATTCTTCTGGGCCCCATATCAATAGGATTGTTCTCAGCATTGCTAGAAGCTTGGAAAGAAATCGAAGAAAGAGAAACTACACAACCTTCCAAAGCTCGTCAGTCTCAGGACGCCTAA
- a CDS encoding AIR synthase family protein gives MFAGKVPPEVLKEIVFKNLNVEKAHRLIIGPGVGIDAAALDFGDYVVVASTDPITGAEERIGFYAVHVNANDVATFGAKPKWFLVNILLPEGSDESTLREIMDEIREVASSLDVSIIGGHTEVTPGLKKPIVVGTMLGEVEKDKLVIPNPRPGDAIILTKGVGIEGTSIIAHEREKELRSIFGKEFVERAKSYINEISVVKEALIAREFATAMHDPTEGGVANGLHEMADINDLGFRVFKNKLIIREETKRICTFYDIDPLSLISSGALLISVPRDSAQLVVQKLQSNGIKASIIGEFLAEKKRVIIENGVERPLRRPETDELWKVV, from the coding sequence ATGTTTGCAGGTAAAGTTCCACCAGAGGTACTTAAAGAAATCGTTTTTAAAAACTTGAACGTGGAAAAGGCTCATAGGCTAATAATTGGCCCAGGAGTTGGAATAGATGCTGCTGCTTTAGATTTTGGGGATTACGTAGTAGTTGCTTCAACTGATCCAATCACAGGTGCTGAGGAGAGAATTGGATTTTATGCTGTTCATGTAAATGCCAATGACGTGGCAACATTTGGAGCTAAACCTAAGTGGTTTCTTGTTAACATATTACTTCCAGAGGGAAGTGATGAGTCTACTTTAAGGGAAATCATGGATGAAATAAGAGAAGTAGCCTCTTCGCTGGACGTTTCAATAATTGGGGGACATACTGAGGTTACTCCAGGATTGAAGAAGCCAATAGTTGTTGGAACTATGCTGGGAGAAGTGGAAAAAGATAAGCTGGTAATTCCAAATCCCAGGCCAGGAGATGCTATAATATTAACTAAAGGAGTTGGAATTGAGGGGACTTCTATAATTGCTCATGAGAGGGAAAAAGAGCTGAGAAGTATATTTGGAAAAGAGTTTGTTGAGAGGGCCAAATCATACATCAATGAAATAAGTGTGGTTAAGGAAGCTTTAATAGCTAGAGAATTTGCAACTGCAATGCACGATCCTACAGAGGGAGGAGTTGCAAATGGGCTTCATGAGATGGCAGACATAAATGATTTGGGGTTTAGAGTTTTCAAGAATAAGTTGATAATTAGAGAAGAGACAAAGAGGATTTGCACATTTTATGACATTGACCCGCTGTCTCTGATAAGTTCTGGGGCTTTACTTATCTCTGTTCCCAGGGACAGCGCTCAGTTGGTTGTTCAAAAATTGCAAAGTAATGGAATAAAAGCAAGTATAATAGGAGAATTTTTAGCTGAGAAGAAGAGGGTCATAATAGAAAATGGTGTTGAGAGACCTCTTAGGCGTCCTGAGACTGACGAGCTTTGGAAGGTTGTGTAG
- a CDS encoding damage-control phosphatase, producing MKVQYECLACIANQCQRIAEMATEDLNFRKQGMILASKLIANEYHEKAIPAIAGSRIFVELYKFFGSEDPFKKYKELSRKKAKIVVDTLKAKIKIDIETAIKLAILGNVIDFAVGFSPEDLEKQIEEMLDKPLYIDERDELIKEVRKAKQILYLTDNVGEHLFDKILIEEIKRTSNAEIYIAGKEKPIINDVTVEDLIRDGFEALGKVVSIGTQIVGVPLNEVSQEFREVYENSDVIIAKGQGNFETLSEVKDERIFFLLKAKCPAVARELKVPRGSLICKRNG from the coding sequence ATGAAGGTGCAGTATGAATGCTTAGCATGTATAGCAAATCAATGCCAAAGAATAGCCGAGATGGCAACAGAAGACTTAAATTTTAGAAAGCAAGGGATGATACTCGCATCAAAGCTAATTGCTAATGAATATCATGAAAAAGCAATTCCAGCAATTGCTGGTAGTAGAATTTTTGTAGAGCTCTACAAATTCTTTGGAAGTGAGGATCCCTTTAAGAAATACAAGGAACTATCCAGAAAAAAGGCAAAAATCGTTGTAGATACTCTTAAGGCAAAGATAAAGATCGACATAGAAACGGCAATAAAGCTGGCAATTTTAGGAAATGTGATAGATTTTGCCGTTGGATTTTCCCCAGAAGACCTTGAAAAACAAATAGAGGAGATGCTAGATAAACCCTTGTACATCGATGAAAGAGATGAGTTAATAAAAGAAGTGAGAAAAGCAAAACAAATTCTATACCTTACAGACAATGTAGGTGAGCATTTGTTTGACAAGATTTTAATAGAGGAAATAAAGAGAACATCTAATGCTGAGATATACATTGCTGGAAAGGAAAAGCCAATAATAAATGACGTAACAGTTGAAGATTTAATTCGAGATGGTTTTGAAGCTTTGGGGAAGGTAGTATCTATTGGGACTCAAATAGTGGGAGTACCTTTAAATGAGGTTTCCCAGGAATTTAGAGAAGTTTACGAGAATTCTGATGTCATTATAGCGAAAGGACAGGGAAATTTTGAAACCTTAAGTGAGGTTAAAGATGAAAGAATATTCTTCCTGCTCAAAGCAAAGTGTCCAGCTGTAGCTAGAGAGTTAAAAGTTCCCAGGGGAAGCTTAATATGTAAAAGAAACGGCTAA